Within the Astyanax mexicanus isolate ESR-SI-001 chromosome 9, AstMex3_surface, whole genome shotgun sequence genome, the region tttccagacctgtatagcGTAAATCTGGAACAGAAAACTAAATCTGTGGCAATTTTTAAACCAGTACACTGTGAGAAGCATTTTAGAGACAGGGTGTGGATGTGATGGGTGATTCCTGCTGTATCATTTTAACTacatttaacttatttttatatCAGCCTCAAAAATTTCCATCAAACATTTTTGAGGCATGAGGGCCCTTTATTAGAATCTTGCCTATGGCCTCAGAGAAGCATTTAAATATGTAATGTTCTGATATTTATCaaataatctgttgtgtttgggcatttCTGGTGACAGAGCTGAGTGTGAACTGAGTGAGCAGCCGTTAAAGACCACTACTGAATTTCTGTTCACAGTTTATGATGTTGATTATGTCAATTAATCGTTGCAGGCCTAGTGTACCAGAGgtacatcacagaaggcattatcacccacagtggacagtgtagtgggAGGTAATAACTGTGATTCTGGCAGATCCATCTCATCATATGCCCAATCAATGCAGGAGAGCCCACATACATCTTACAAGTCAAGCTCAGTCAAGTATTATTTAGCTTCTATAGGaggtggcaaaagtcatgggacacaatgccaATTTCTGGCTTGTGTCTGTTGGCATGTCAGTACACACTGTACATCCCTACAGATGTGTTCTTTTTGAGAGTTCATATAGTCTTCCATTTTCAGATTTATTATGCATGTAATTTATGATGCCTCTTGCAGAAGCACCCACCTAGAATCCAATTTTCTGGCCATCAAACTGAAGGTTGCTGGGCCATGAAGATCAATTAAACCTTTCACAGACGTCGCCACGATCATCTGATGTTTCCAGAATTCATTTTCCCCATCATGCTGACAGGCAGTGTGCTTCCTGGGATACACTGCCTCAAGCTGTTTACATTCTGCTGCTGGTCTCACTGGCATTTTCAAGACCTAGCCCtctgcattcataaagcttctcGAAGTAGGACTGCTGATCCATAATCCAATGCTCCCAATCTGAAAAGCTTTATTAACATAGGCCCTGGGCTATAAAACAGTGTCTTTTATACAGCTGAAATACACACAAATCTCAGGCCTCAGTGGTAGAGATGGACAATATGATGATATTGTATCGTATTGTGATCAATTTTCATCTAAATTAATGACATTTAAGTGATATTTCATATTCAGATTGGTTTATGCTTTATTTTGTAAGCAAAACTATCTTTTTTGTAAGCTGGTAGCTACAGTATGTTTTTGGGGAATGGACAGCCAAGCAAACTACTAGCAAACAGTAGCAACTGTTTGTCAGATAGGAAATAATAATAGGAAAATATTACTGTAAATTGTATACAAAGGCTCGTAGACTGTCTATTTAGGCCAAACCATTGACATTATGAAATGATGATTAAACGTATAATATGCATTTCTCAAAAAGCTGAAAGGAGAAGCTCTATTATTTTTCACTAGCtggtatttaaaattattttaaaaaaatagaaaaaatgggATCGAGTtttaagaaagaaataaaagtgaATGGTGCCATCTAAAGGCCCGAGCGAGTAAATGCGGCTGGCAAAAAAcaccagagattttttttttattcgagaTAAcgaatttgatttaaaaaaacacaggtgACCCTGCCATCCTTTTAAAATATTGAGTCAGTCATTTTACAACAGGATTTTTTACGCATGTAATTTTTACTCTCATGTCCATTCATAGGCCATACGTGTAGTTAGAAATAATCTGCATTTTACTAATAAACCCATAGTtactattgattattattattattaattattattattataaagccaTGCTAATTATCAGTTAGTCACTGGGCTAGCGAGTGTCCTCGCATTTAGCGTTAGTTGCCCTAGCAACAAATACAGGAAGTGCCCAAGACCCTTACCGCCGGTTAAAAACGTCCGTCCGGAAACTGAAATTCATACCTAAGGAACTGATAGATTAGatttaaactattaaaacttaATTTCTATTATTTATCATAAATACAGAAATCACCCAACAAAATACagcttttataattatatatataaatatgattaactgaatgtgtgtgtttgcagaacGAAATCAAATAAAAGAGctaacttatttaaaaaaaatgtcttattcCTTTAGGATTCAGCCTGTGGTTAAATAAACTGAGTGTAGAGCCGGGGTGAGGGTGAACTGGTGTAAAGGTTATCTTACTGGGGGATCTCTCTGTTATCTTTATGGCTGTGGAGACGCAGGTAGCGGCGTGGTAAATCAGGCGAGCTGGAACCCGGTGTGTGTTTGTTCCGGTGTTTCTCGGCGAGCTGCGTGAACTTTCACCAGATTTGGAGCTGCGGTAAAACTCAGCGCTGAGAGAAACACTGGGTTAAACCGAACATGGAGCTGTAGGAGAACTTTACACACCAGCTAACTAAATAACCACCAGTCTGCTGCTCCTGGATCAGTTTATACTGCCAGCGAGACGGGAATGAACACACCCCTTTACTAACTTTTACACAGCTAGCTTAGGTTAGCTATTCTGATTCAACTGAGCAGAGCTTTAACCTCCTCTGTTCAATAACCGAGACCACCAGCTCCTGACCCGACTAAAGCTAGTAACGTTACACTCACTGACTGAACCTCTCGAGACATGGAGTCCTTCATCACATTCACCAACCAGAGCCAGGGAAGAGACCGGATCTTCAGGTGAGTTCTGAAACATactgaatattacatattttacacagTCCTTTAATCCTCTATGGCATAGTGCTGCCCTCAGGCAAAACAAATGTTTAGTTATTAACTCTTTTTatataccttttatttatttacttaattacgtatttacttacttatttacgtATTTACTTACTTTCTTATTTACTTACattatttacttatgtatttacttgtttagtttctttcttatttacttactttcttatttacttgtttacttactttcctatttatgtttttgtttactttctttctcatgtaattaattattttcatatttatttgtttatttacttactttcttatttacttactttcttatttacttacttttttatttacttactttcttatttacttacttatttacttacttactttcttactttacttacttacatatttacttactttcttactttacttactaacttacttatttatttatagttaggTGTACAAATGTGTCACAAaaatatgtgcaagaatatgtaaatcagtttatttgtctgtttggattcttaatatttttttttattcttgttgtaaacttactaaaacagtattttttatgtGACTTTGCACAGGAAAACCACGTTGGTTAATCATAAAGAAGGAGTGCTTTTTTTCCCTCCCAAAACAATAATttgtgccatagagggttaattgttttaaatttttaatattgtttagtttataaaACTTGTTGGCTTGTTTTCAGGGCTACCCAGTATGCCTGTGTGCTGGTAAAGTACCTGCTCCGCAAAGATTCAACTAGAAAAGAGCTGCTGCAGAAACTGCGGAGTCTGGAGTCAAATATGAGCTCCGGACGGAAGCGTAAGTACagtgcatcagaaaaaaaaaaacttccaacaaTAAAGAATTCCAGAACATTCATACCCTGGAGCTCACCTCACAAATGACAGTTTTCTGTATTGCAGTTTTTACTAGTAGAAACTCTCACTTCAGATATTGGATATTAAATCTAATAGTATTATATAgccagtaccagttaaaagtctggacacaccttctcattccatgtttttattatttttcctacattgtaaattaattctgAAGTCAACCAGACAAtgagggaacacataaggaatcatgtattaacttaaaagtgttaaacaaaccaaaatactctcaatttgctcttatctggggtgttgcttacttgcagtttctaaggcttgtaactctgattaacttatcctctacaacagaggtaactcttggtcttcctttcctggggtggtcctgatgagtgccaggttcatcatagtgtttttgatggtcacttgaggatactttcaaagttctttaaaatGTTTCGGATTGGCTGGCCATCagtaattttttctttacttagctgaGTAAATtctactgtttctaaaaactgcagcgtttCCACCTGGATGACCAACTTTTCAActaccttgaccatcaaagaccagcttaatTCATCCAACAGCAAAAGCTGGTCTTTAGCTTAGTTTTTAAGCTGGCAAATTATGATCCACTGATGATTTAAGTATATTCATGAGATTGCATTTTTCATATAtcatgagaaaaaaaatccaactaTGTTCTTCTGTTCAGTTTTCAGGCTTGGCAATACCGTGAACTCCATCGATGCAGCCAAGAAAACTCTCTACCTGTCTGACCCTGTGTTGCGTCTTTGCCTCACCGTGGCCAACATTAACCGCGCCCTTTATTTCATCTGTGACAATGTTCTCTGGGCCAGGAGTCTCGGCTTCCTCAAAGGTATCGATAAGGAGCGCTGGAACCTCAATGCCAACCGGTATTACTTCTTTTCTTTAGTGATGAATCTTACTAGGGATGTGTATGTGATCGCCCAGCTGATGGTGCAGAGGTCTCGGGAGAGGCAGTTTCAGCAGAAAGTCAACCAGCACCTCAACGAGAGCCCTGACGTGGCTTGTGTCATTATTCCACAGCTTGATGCgtttctgtttctgttaattGAAAGTCTCAAAAATCACCCAGCTGTAGCACTCGACACGATCAAGAACGCGTGTGATCTTTTCATTCCGCTTGACAAGCTGGGAATTTATCAGACAAATGCAGGAGTCGTAGGGATGTGTGGACTTGTCTCTTCTCTAATAGGTATACTCTCAGTCCTGAAGaccagtttaaaaatgaaacctTAAGGTGAGGAGAGAAATGAGACTGAATTAAAGATTCAGTGTGAGAGTTCTGTTAATAGAGAAATTAGAATCTAGCTGTCAGAATCATGAATAATGAAAGTTTGATTTATAGTTGGAGGAAAATAGCTTTAAGGTACATCACATATGAACAGATTATATATGTGTTAAATAGGTGTGCTCTCTTGTTTACAGGGAATTATTTCATGCAATATTTCTGTTCTTCAAAAGATTAGGATTATTGATTAAGTTTTGAGAGAAGTGTGAATAATGTGAAATGGGCTATTGTAGCAAAACAGCAGTGGTGGATAGAAACCAAGAGTTTACATTATAGTGCAGATAATAATGTTCTTTTACTATGCAAACCACTAGTGAATCTGCACAAggtctttttatatataaaatacaaaatagtgATGATTCTTAGCTGTTCATCTTGACTGGATTTTAATAATACACTTTAtactagagctggacaatatggcgAAAATGTATGTCATACATATACTGTAGTTCtgatattgatattattattgAGTCTGggcaatattaataaatattatatatagcaTAATATTTATCAAACGTTTTAACGAAAGCAAAATGCACCACAAgtatcacatttttaaaaactgtcatttaaatTCTTGTTCATGCATATTACAGTGACTTTTGATGACTTTGTCCAGTTCAACAGGATTTTAGATATCCTTGATTTGCTCATTAAAGCATATTTTCAATACACTAAGGAAATTTATTAcgatacaaaaataaatattgtcatattgcccagtgCTTGGATGAAAACTTCTCATAAAATATGTCATAAACAGTAGCTGCGTTCCAAAGTGTAGGTAGAACGGGTCCTTTCGTCGAACGGGTCCTTTCGGCGAACGGGTCCTCAGTAGAACGGGTCCTCAGTAGGATTGTCCTATTAAGACTAACCTGTTGGTCACACGTTTGGAACAGTCTAATGAGACGTCATGGTGGCATTACGCACAAAAGTCATGTGATTACACTAGGGTTCACATGCCTTTTCATTTCTTCactgatatataaataaaatataattaaaatacagtaaaattaacTCAATATTTGCACCAGAATCTTTGGTTTCCCACATTTTTGCccagttttctccaaaaatgaacgagtgcagcaaaaaaaaaaaaaaaaaaaaaatgttgtgtccTTCACATTTACTCTGAATTTTGCCTGCCTTCCTTGGCTGTATATGAAGGATAATTCACTTTGCTACAGCCTTCAGTGATGTAGCAGCAAAAAATACAGCCTGTACTTTGGAACTCAGCTACTGTCTCAGCCAAGTAACCAGTGGAGTGATGAAATACAACACTTTGTATTCCTCTCCttatgccagtttttttttttcaatgctttAAAGGGAGTTAGTTTGAACTTTTAGTCtaacactgagagagagattTCTTAAGGAACACTAATAGGGCTGCAGTGATTATTTGACATTATCCACAAGATTAATTATAAAATGAGTCTCCCATGAATTTCAGGTGTTGAGATgctgagaactagaaataactcttgttaaactcagatgaggagagattgagatatttaaagtaaaacagcgctgtaaaagctctgctttttgtaaaattgcggTTTGTATTTTCtgttaatgctggtgttttactgagctaataaacacttacgcACAGGTAAGAAGCTTTTACTTCACTGAAATTCAACTAAAATGTGAATTAACATATTTTCTCAAAGGAATCATAGAAAATCATTCAGCtagataaataattattagttctGTTTCTAGTTATTTGTttgattaatatttatttgtCATTGAATTTAAAATTCTCTTATGTTGCACAAATAGCCAACTAACTGGAAAACTACATCTCTGTTCTGGAGTCTAGAATAAAAGTTGGATCACAGCATTTCATTATAAAAAGGGAATGGGAGTTGGTGCTGCAGAACGTAACAGTGATTTTAGAATATTTAAGACTGTAAACTGACCAGGACACTGTGTTATTGATCATGTTCTTTATGCTGCTATTCTCCTCTGCACTGCTTTCAGAAAACTGCCTTGTGAGAGAAATGCATTTTTTAACCTAGACCTTTTAATAATTATTTGGTATTAATAATGAGATTGAAACACTTTTTAGTGGTGTTGTGTGGTAACTATTCTTTTAGGTGTGTTTtcaagctcttcatgtattactccacgaCATACAGGTAAACCTAGctacgatgcagcgcttacaagccaaacagagcagcaattaaactattttaattcgctgagtttttataaccaaacatcgtattttctcgtcctctttaactgaacaagaaaatgaatgaacaaaataaataaatatcaacacattcacaatgcATATCAAGTTAATGCGGTCCAGTTTATTTAAGGCATCTACATCAATACATGAAGTAGCCCCATGAAGGAAGAAAAcatcataatacaataaaaaacgaaacaaaaaaaacaaacataaaaacaagaCCTACGCTATTTTGGCAAATCTATCAGCTTACACGCAGATATCAAATTTggactgagagatagagagagaactaACACTGCAGGGACATAAATAACAACTTAGCAGTCTCCATAAGAGAAATATCAAAAGCACAAAAGTGACAAAATACTTCCAAAAATCCATGTTAGGCAAGTGGGTAGAATTAGCAGACCTCTGATTGCGATGACTCGAACAGAGTTGACGTACAAAAACAGTCCACCGGTCTAtgcaacgtgtgtgtgtgtgtgtctgtgtggtttcTGGACTGgtttatttttagtattaaaaagaACCTCATTTAGGGAGAACAGCAACTTCAATGGGAGGATCCTTTCAGGTGTCACACACACCTGAGAATAAAACATTATGTACTGAATAGAAAAGGAAACATGATATCAGAGTTTAAAGCAGGTATGTCTAAGCCTGCGCCCGGAGAGATCTGCCCTTACTGAAGAGCACAGTTCCGGTGGGAACTCAACACGGGCTACATATGCAGAATAAGCAAGCTCTTCAGGAGAAATACTTGAGTTAAAGGTGCTACTAAGGTGCTGAGACTGGAATTTATCCCAGCAAGACGGCAGCTCTCCAGGAGCAGGTTTGGAGATACCTGTTTTAGAAGATATGAAACTCTGTGAATGAAGCTGAACAGTGAACATGACCATAGAAATCAAAGAAATCCCGTTTGTTTAAACAACAGAACTGATAACACCATGAAAATGAAGACGGGTATAACAGAAGGATTAATCCCATCCTTTCTTGTATTGTGAAATATCCGGCCTATAGGAGAACAAGAGGTTATTCTCATCAATCACTATATAATTTTACCTTTATAAAAACCTTTATAGATATTGGCTCAGGGAAACAGACGCCAACCAAAAAATTTAACTtcagaaaacagacaaaaaaaataaatccaaaatattATATTACCTGAAAATGAATGTGCTTTAAAACATGATTGTGTATGCTGTGAAGGAGtttcatagtaataataataataataataataatattttaaggaCACAATGTGCTGTAGTGGTTGGAGCACTGGACCCTGGACAGACACAATTCATGGAATTACAACCACTGTGGTACCCTTTTGCTGCAGTCTCCCCAACATAGATCGGGTCTCGTGTTGGACCATTTAAGAATGACAAAAAGTGTCTGATTAAAATGATTCTCGACTGCTTTTTGGTCCAGTGCTAGGCTTAACCTGAGTCTGGGAGTTTGGCCCTAAGTACGAGATCGAAGGGATCTCGTAAAGTTTAAATCATACCTTTACTATAGTTACATCACATTATATCTGGCTGAACACAGATCTCAGATCATATTCTGTAGTAGTGAGACCTGGATGCAGCCTCTAAATGGCAGGGCTGTCAAGAGTTAAGGCCCTTCACTACATTTAGCAAGTCCAAGAAAGTGCACCCTGATGTTCCATAGTCTGGTAGGGTTGCCCCAGATCCTCCAATATATTTAACCTTTCCCTTATTCTATCCAGTGATTAAAACCCTCTATTATAGAAGTCATGATCTGACAAAGTTTACAAATGTACATTCAGCAACATAGCAAAACATCTAAGAGTCTGTGCTGAGAGACACAGCAGACAGAGTAGAGATCATCCTTTCTTATTGTCCAGTCATTATGATTGTACCATAGAACGAGCCCGCAGCCCCGCAGAACAAGGGGTGAGCCAAGAGAGTTAATGCATGTTGCATCGGGGAAGAATTTGGCTTAAGTCACGTTCTCTCACCATTTCTACCCTCGcaccattgcaaaaaaaaaaaatcgcaccATTGCAACACTTTTTgcacacagacaaacaaacaaaagagaacagaaaaaaaagcattaaaggGGTTTGATTCACGAGTTGGAGGTCTCGGCCTGTGTGGGCAGGTTTGATCCACAGGCGCCAACTTCACCACCATTTGTGCAAAGCAGAAAGTGGAAATGCTTCTTCAGGTTCTTTCAAAAAAGAACCAGACTTACTCCTGCTTCATCTCCAGTGAGGAGAAG harbors:
- the pex11a gene encoding peroxisomal membrane protein 11A, giving the protein MESFITFTNQSQGRDRIFRATQYACVLVKYLLRKDSTRKELLQKLRSLESNMSSGRKLFRLGNTVNSIDAAKKTLYLSDPVLRLCLTVANINRALYFICDNVLWARSLGFLKGIDKERWNLNANRYYFFSLVMNLTRDVYVIAQLMVQRSRERQFQQKVNQHLNESPDVACVIIPQLDAFLFLLIESLKNHPAVALDTIKNACDLFIPLDKLGIYQTNAGVVGMCGLVSSLIGILSVLKTSLKMKP